Proteins from a genomic interval of Denticeps clupeoides chromosome 20, fDenClu1.1, whole genome shotgun sequence:
- the grb10a gene encoding growth factor receptor-bound protein 10a isoform X2 yields the protein MALAGCPDYFLHHPNYQEKVDRSTSHRSPNLMGSGFQQSPNRTSPNHQDDDVDLEALVNDMNSSFETLYSHTDSSPLLHNGHALLPGLHGHRGQVPAPLRPCSLGIRRSQPIHVHAVRRLQEEEQQVRPASLPAIPNPFPELCSPSGSPVLTTLQPNQASNTHIIKVFGEDGTGKVVEVPADMTARDVCQLLVLRSHCVDDNCWSLVEHHPLLGLERSLEDHELVVQVQACMSSESRFVFRKNYAKYEFFKNPLNFFPEQMVALCQESNGTIPPSQLLKNFLNSSCCPEIQGFLYLKETGRKSWKKLCMFLRRSGLYYSTKATSKEPRHLQLLSDLEESCMFTVTTGRKMHNAPTDYLFCIKPVKVQREQKEVRMLCAEDEQSRTCWMTAFRLLKYGIQLYQNFKIPQQRKAPLAPFSAPVRSVSENSLVAMDFSGRTGRVIDNPVEAQSAAMEEGHSWRKRSQRMNVLRSPSPLHPSSLSSVIHRTQLWFHGRIVREESHRMIMQQGQVDGLFLVRDSQSNPKAFVLTLCHHQKIKHFQILPFEEDGQIFFSLDEGTTKFNDLIHLVEFYQLNRGVLPCKLKHPCTVIAL from the exons ATGGCGTTAGCAGGGTGTCCAGATTACTTCCTCCACCATCCAAATTACCAG GAAAAAGTGGATCGTTCCACCTCTCACAGATCTCCCAATCTTATGGGCTCTGGCTTCCAGCAGTCACCCAATCGGACATCTCCTAATCACCAAG atgATGATGTAGATCTAGAGGCGCTGGTGAATGATATGAACTCCTCATTTGAAACCCTCTACTCGCACACTGACTCCTCACCGCTGCTGCATAATGGCCATGCCCTCCTACCTGGTCTCCATGGTCACAGAGGACAAGTTCCAGCTCCTCTTCGTCCCTGCTCTCTTGGGATTCGTCGCTCCCAGCCCATACATGTACATGCAGTCAG GCGGCTGCaggaagaggagcagcaggTCAGACCCGCATCGCTACCAGCCATTCCCAACCCTTTCCCTGAACTGTGCAGTCCTTCCGGTTCACCTGTGCTGACTACACTTCAGCCAAACCAGGCTTCCAACACACAT ATCATCAAGGTGTTTGGTGAGGACGGCACTGGTAAAGTGGTTGAGGTTCCTGCTGACATGACGGCCAGAGATGTCTGCCAGCTCCTGGTCCTCAGGAGCCACTGTGTGGATGATAATTGCTGGTCGTTAGTGGAGCATCACCCCCTGCTCGGTCTTG AGCGCTCTTTGGAGGATCATGAGCTGGTAGTCCAAGTTCAGGCCTGTATGTCCAGTGAGAGCAGGTTTGTCTTCAGGAAGAACTACGCCAAATACGAGTTCTTCAAAAACCCCCTG AATTTCTTTCCAGaacagatggtggcattgtgtCAGGAGTCCAATGGCACAATTCCACCTTCCCAGCTCTTGAAG aacttcTTGAACTCCAGCTGTTGTCCTGAGATTCAGGGCTTTCTTTACCTGAAGGAGACAGGCCGCAAGTCTTGGAAGAAGCTCTGCATGTTTCTCCGTCGCTCTGGCCTGTACTACTCTACAAAAGCCACATCAAAA GAGCCAAGGCACTTGCAGCTGCTTTCAGACCTTGAGGAAAGCTGTATGTTTACTGTGACCACGGGCAGGAAAATGCACAACGCGCCCACAGACTACCTATTCTGCATCAAA CCTGTCAAGGTTCAACGTGAGCAAAAAGAGGTGAGGATGTTGTGTGCTgaagatgagcagagcaggaccTGCTGGATGACTGCCTTCAGACTGCtgaag TACGGCATCCAGCTTTATCAAAACTTTAAGATCCCCCAGCAGAGGAAAGCGCCTTTGGCACCCTTCTCAGCTCCCGTG CGTAGTGTGTCTGAGAATTCTCTTGTTGCCATGGATTTTTCTGGTCGGACGGGCCGAGTGATTGACAACCCAGTGGAAGCTCAGAGTGCTGCCATGGAGGAGGGGCACAGCTGGAGG AAACGCAGTCAGAGGATGAATGTTTTAAGAAGCCCCAGTCCCCTTCACCCTTCCTCATTAAGCTCAG TGATCCATCGGACGCAGCTCTGGTTCCATGGCCGTATAGTGAGGGAAGAGTCCCACAGGATGATCATGCAGCAGGGCCAGGTGGACGG GCTGTTTTTGGTGCGAGATAGTCAGAGCAACCCGAAGGCGTTTGTTCTCACGCTGTGCCATCACCAGAAGATCAAACATTTCCAGATCTTACCA TTTGAAGAGGACGGACAGATATTCTTCAGCCTTGACGAGGGTACTACCAAATTTAATGACTTGATTCATCTGGTGGAGTTTTACCAGCTCAATAGAGGAGTGCTGCCCTGCAAGCTGAAGCACCCATGCACTGTTATTGCCTTATGA
- the grb10a gene encoding growth factor receptor-bound protein 10a isoform X1, with the protein MLCVSHMICVIGPDLLGSSLLEWQEKVDRSTSHRSPNLMGSGFQQSPNRTSPNHQDDDVDLEALVNDMNSSFETLYSHTDSSPLLHNGHALLPGLHGHRGQVPAPLRPCSLGIRRSQPIHVHAVRRLQEEEQQVRPASLPAIPNPFPELCSPSGSPVLTTLQPNQASNTHIIKVFGEDGTGKVVEVPADMTARDVCQLLVLRSHCVDDNCWSLVEHHPLLGLERSLEDHELVVQVQACMSSESRFVFRKNYAKYEFFKNPLNFFPEQMVALCQESNGTIPPSQLLKNFLNSSCCPEIQGFLYLKETGRKSWKKLCMFLRRSGLYYSTKATSKEPRHLQLLSDLEESCMFTVTTGRKMHNAPTDYLFCIKPVKVQREQKEVRMLCAEDEQSRTCWMTAFRLLKYGIQLYQNFKIPQQRKAPLAPFSAPVRSVSENSLVAMDFSGRTGRVIDNPVEAQSAAMEEGHSWRKRSQRMNVLRSPSPLHPSSLSSVIHRTQLWFHGRIVREESHRMIMQQGQVDGLFLVRDSQSNPKAFVLTLCHHQKIKHFQILPFEEDGQIFFSLDEGTTKFNDLIHLVEFYQLNRGVLPCKLKHPCTVIAL; encoded by the exons ATGCTTTGTGTCTCTCACATGATTTGTGTCATAGGACCTGACCTTCTAGGAAGCAGCTTGCTTGAGTGGCAG GAAAAAGTGGATCGTTCCACCTCTCACAGATCTCCCAATCTTATGGGCTCTGGCTTCCAGCAGTCACCCAATCGGACATCTCCTAATCACCAAG atgATGATGTAGATCTAGAGGCGCTGGTGAATGATATGAACTCCTCATTTGAAACCCTCTACTCGCACACTGACTCCTCACCGCTGCTGCATAATGGCCATGCCCTCCTACCTGGTCTCCATGGTCACAGAGGACAAGTTCCAGCTCCTCTTCGTCCCTGCTCTCTTGGGATTCGTCGCTCCCAGCCCATACATGTACATGCAGTCAG GCGGCTGCaggaagaggagcagcaggTCAGACCCGCATCGCTACCAGCCATTCCCAACCCTTTCCCTGAACTGTGCAGTCCTTCCGGTTCACCTGTGCTGACTACACTTCAGCCAAACCAGGCTTCCAACACACAT ATCATCAAGGTGTTTGGTGAGGACGGCACTGGTAAAGTGGTTGAGGTTCCTGCTGACATGACGGCCAGAGATGTCTGCCAGCTCCTGGTCCTCAGGAGCCACTGTGTGGATGATAATTGCTGGTCGTTAGTGGAGCATCACCCCCTGCTCGGTCTTG AGCGCTCTTTGGAGGATCATGAGCTGGTAGTCCAAGTTCAGGCCTGTATGTCCAGTGAGAGCAGGTTTGTCTTCAGGAAGAACTACGCCAAATACGAGTTCTTCAAAAACCCCCTG AATTTCTTTCCAGaacagatggtggcattgtgtCAGGAGTCCAATGGCACAATTCCACCTTCCCAGCTCTTGAAG aacttcTTGAACTCCAGCTGTTGTCCTGAGATTCAGGGCTTTCTTTACCTGAAGGAGACAGGCCGCAAGTCTTGGAAGAAGCTCTGCATGTTTCTCCGTCGCTCTGGCCTGTACTACTCTACAAAAGCCACATCAAAA GAGCCAAGGCACTTGCAGCTGCTTTCAGACCTTGAGGAAAGCTGTATGTTTACTGTGACCACGGGCAGGAAAATGCACAACGCGCCCACAGACTACCTATTCTGCATCAAA CCTGTCAAGGTTCAACGTGAGCAAAAAGAGGTGAGGATGTTGTGTGCTgaagatgagcagagcaggaccTGCTGGATGACTGCCTTCAGACTGCtgaag TACGGCATCCAGCTTTATCAAAACTTTAAGATCCCCCAGCAGAGGAAAGCGCCTTTGGCACCCTTCTCAGCTCCCGTG CGTAGTGTGTCTGAGAATTCTCTTGTTGCCATGGATTTTTCTGGTCGGACGGGCCGAGTGATTGACAACCCAGTGGAAGCTCAGAGTGCTGCCATGGAGGAGGGGCACAGCTGGAGG AAACGCAGTCAGAGGATGAATGTTTTAAGAAGCCCCAGTCCCCTTCACCCTTCCTCATTAAGCTCAG TGATCCATCGGACGCAGCTCTGGTTCCATGGCCGTATAGTGAGGGAAGAGTCCCACAGGATGATCATGCAGCAGGGCCAGGTGGACGG GCTGTTTTTGGTGCGAGATAGTCAGAGCAACCCGAAGGCGTTTGTTCTCACGCTGTGCCATCACCAGAAGATCAAACATTTCCAGATCTTACCA TTTGAAGAGGACGGACAGATATTCTTCAGCCTTGACGAGGGTACTACCAAATTTAATGACTTGATTCATCTGGTGGAGTTTTACCAGCTCAATAGAGGAGTGCTGCCCTGCAAGCTGAAGCACCCATGCACTGTTATTGCCTTATGA
- the grb10a gene encoding growth factor receptor-bound protein 10a isoform X3 has product MGSGFQQSPNRTSPNHQDDDVDLEALVNDMNSSFETLYSHTDSSPLLHNGHALLPGLHGHRGQVPAPLRPCSLGIRRSQPIHVHAVRRLQEEEQQVRPASLPAIPNPFPELCSPSGSPVLTTLQPNQASNTHIIKVFGEDGTGKVVEVPADMTARDVCQLLVLRSHCVDDNCWSLVEHHPLLGLERSLEDHELVVQVQACMSSESRFVFRKNYAKYEFFKNPLNFFPEQMVALCQESNGTIPPSQLLKNFLNSSCCPEIQGFLYLKETGRKSWKKLCMFLRRSGLYYSTKATSKEPRHLQLLSDLEESCMFTVTTGRKMHNAPTDYLFCIKPVKVQREQKEVRMLCAEDEQSRTCWMTAFRLLKYGIQLYQNFKIPQQRKAPLAPFSAPVRSVSENSLVAMDFSGRTGRVIDNPVEAQSAAMEEGHSWRKRSQRMNVLRSPSPLHPSSLSSVIHRTQLWFHGRIVREESHRMIMQQGQVDGLFLVRDSQSNPKAFVLTLCHHQKIKHFQILPFEEDGQIFFSLDEGTTKFNDLIHLVEFYQLNRGVLPCKLKHPCTVIAL; this is encoded by the exons ATGGGCTCTGGCTTCCAGCAGTCACCCAATCGGACATCTCCTAATCACCAAG atgATGATGTAGATCTAGAGGCGCTGGTGAATGATATGAACTCCTCATTTGAAACCCTCTACTCGCACACTGACTCCTCACCGCTGCTGCATAATGGCCATGCCCTCCTACCTGGTCTCCATGGTCACAGAGGACAAGTTCCAGCTCCTCTTCGTCCCTGCTCTCTTGGGATTCGTCGCTCCCAGCCCATACATGTACATGCAGTCAG GCGGCTGCaggaagaggagcagcaggTCAGACCCGCATCGCTACCAGCCATTCCCAACCCTTTCCCTGAACTGTGCAGTCCTTCCGGTTCACCTGTGCTGACTACACTTCAGCCAAACCAGGCTTCCAACACACAT ATCATCAAGGTGTTTGGTGAGGACGGCACTGGTAAAGTGGTTGAGGTTCCTGCTGACATGACGGCCAGAGATGTCTGCCAGCTCCTGGTCCTCAGGAGCCACTGTGTGGATGATAATTGCTGGTCGTTAGTGGAGCATCACCCCCTGCTCGGTCTTG AGCGCTCTTTGGAGGATCATGAGCTGGTAGTCCAAGTTCAGGCCTGTATGTCCAGTGAGAGCAGGTTTGTCTTCAGGAAGAACTACGCCAAATACGAGTTCTTCAAAAACCCCCTG AATTTCTTTCCAGaacagatggtggcattgtgtCAGGAGTCCAATGGCACAATTCCACCTTCCCAGCTCTTGAAG aacttcTTGAACTCCAGCTGTTGTCCTGAGATTCAGGGCTTTCTTTACCTGAAGGAGACAGGCCGCAAGTCTTGGAAGAAGCTCTGCATGTTTCTCCGTCGCTCTGGCCTGTACTACTCTACAAAAGCCACATCAAAA GAGCCAAGGCACTTGCAGCTGCTTTCAGACCTTGAGGAAAGCTGTATGTTTACTGTGACCACGGGCAGGAAAATGCACAACGCGCCCACAGACTACCTATTCTGCATCAAA CCTGTCAAGGTTCAACGTGAGCAAAAAGAGGTGAGGATGTTGTGTGCTgaagatgagcagagcaggaccTGCTGGATGACTGCCTTCAGACTGCtgaag TACGGCATCCAGCTTTATCAAAACTTTAAGATCCCCCAGCAGAGGAAAGCGCCTTTGGCACCCTTCTCAGCTCCCGTG CGTAGTGTGTCTGAGAATTCTCTTGTTGCCATGGATTTTTCTGGTCGGACGGGCCGAGTGATTGACAACCCAGTGGAAGCTCAGAGTGCTGCCATGGAGGAGGGGCACAGCTGGAGG AAACGCAGTCAGAGGATGAATGTTTTAAGAAGCCCCAGTCCCCTTCACCCTTCCTCATTAAGCTCAG TGATCCATCGGACGCAGCTCTGGTTCCATGGCCGTATAGTGAGGGAAGAGTCCCACAGGATGATCATGCAGCAGGGCCAGGTGGACGG GCTGTTTTTGGTGCGAGATAGTCAGAGCAACCCGAAGGCGTTTGTTCTCACGCTGTGCCATCACCAGAAGATCAAACATTTCCAGATCTTACCA TTTGAAGAGGACGGACAGATATTCTTCAGCCTTGACGAGGGTACTACCAAATTTAATGACTTGATTCATCTGGTGGAGTTTTACCAGCTCAATAGAGGAGTGCTGCCCTGCAAGCTGAAGCACCCATGCACTGTTATTGCCTTATGA
- the grb10a gene encoding growth factor receptor-bound protein 10a isoform X4, which translates to MPSCSTDCCVFHTVEIIKVFGEDGTGKVVEVPADMTARDVCQLLVLRSHCVDDNCWSLVEHHPLLGLERSLEDHELVVQVQACMSSESRFVFRKNYAKYEFFKNPLNFFPEQMVALCQESNGTIPPSQLLKNFLNSSCCPEIQGFLYLKETGRKSWKKLCMFLRRSGLYYSTKATSKEPRHLQLLSDLEESCMFTVTTGRKMHNAPTDYLFCIKPVKVQREQKEVRMLCAEDEQSRTCWMTAFRLLKYGIQLYQNFKIPQQRKAPLAPFSAPVRSVSENSLVAMDFSGRTGRVIDNPVEAQSAAMEEGHSWRKRSQRMNVLRSPSPLHPSSLSSVIHRTQLWFHGRIVREESHRMIMQQGQVDGLFLVRDSQSNPKAFVLTLCHHQKIKHFQILPFEEDGQIFFSLDEGTTKFNDLIHLVEFYQLNRGVLPCKLKHPCTVIAL; encoded by the exons ATGCCTTCATGCTCTACAGACTGCTGTGTGTTTCACACGGTGGAG ATCATCAAGGTGTTTGGTGAGGACGGCACTGGTAAAGTGGTTGAGGTTCCTGCTGACATGACGGCCAGAGATGTCTGCCAGCTCCTGGTCCTCAGGAGCCACTGTGTGGATGATAATTGCTGGTCGTTAGTGGAGCATCACCCCCTGCTCGGTCTTG AGCGCTCTTTGGAGGATCATGAGCTGGTAGTCCAAGTTCAGGCCTGTATGTCCAGTGAGAGCAGGTTTGTCTTCAGGAAGAACTACGCCAAATACGAGTTCTTCAAAAACCCCCTG AATTTCTTTCCAGaacagatggtggcattgtgtCAGGAGTCCAATGGCACAATTCCACCTTCCCAGCTCTTGAAG aacttcTTGAACTCCAGCTGTTGTCCTGAGATTCAGGGCTTTCTTTACCTGAAGGAGACAGGCCGCAAGTCTTGGAAGAAGCTCTGCATGTTTCTCCGTCGCTCTGGCCTGTACTACTCTACAAAAGCCACATCAAAA GAGCCAAGGCACTTGCAGCTGCTTTCAGACCTTGAGGAAAGCTGTATGTTTACTGTGACCACGGGCAGGAAAATGCACAACGCGCCCACAGACTACCTATTCTGCATCAAA CCTGTCAAGGTTCAACGTGAGCAAAAAGAGGTGAGGATGTTGTGTGCTgaagatgagcagagcaggaccTGCTGGATGACTGCCTTCAGACTGCtgaag TACGGCATCCAGCTTTATCAAAACTTTAAGATCCCCCAGCAGAGGAAAGCGCCTTTGGCACCCTTCTCAGCTCCCGTG CGTAGTGTGTCTGAGAATTCTCTTGTTGCCATGGATTTTTCTGGTCGGACGGGCCGAGTGATTGACAACCCAGTGGAAGCTCAGAGTGCTGCCATGGAGGAGGGGCACAGCTGGAGG AAACGCAGTCAGAGGATGAATGTTTTAAGAAGCCCCAGTCCCCTTCACCCTTCCTCATTAAGCTCAG TGATCCATCGGACGCAGCTCTGGTTCCATGGCCGTATAGTGAGGGAAGAGTCCCACAGGATGATCATGCAGCAGGGCCAGGTGGACGG GCTGTTTTTGGTGCGAGATAGTCAGAGCAACCCGAAGGCGTTTGTTCTCACGCTGTGCCATCACCAGAAGATCAAACATTTCCAGATCTTACCA TTTGAAGAGGACGGACAGATATTCTTCAGCCTTGACGAGGGTACTACCAAATTTAATGACTTGATTCATCTGGTGGAGTTTTACCAGCTCAATAGAGGAGTGCTGCCCTGCAAGCTGAAGCACCCATGCACTGTTATTGCCTTATGA